One window from the genome of Nicotiana sylvestris chromosome 9, ASM39365v2, whole genome shotgun sequence encodes:
- the LOC138878527 gene encoding uncharacterized protein codes for MASSSNRAVESVDESQAQYNAMPHLQGGNEKPLPDLNHPRVSGNEMGSNPRAMSHTTPFMTPPFEQMAEFFRHLAGTMSEPSEMNFEKMRKMGRVEFEGTTDPTVAEQWLERMKRVFEQLECTNASKFKYTISLLQKDAYAWWVSVPNAKAKPPVLTWDDFVKLFRAKYVPPVYCDSKKKEFLNLRQGSMSIAEYQQNFLRLSHYAKGIIEGERDKCRRFEEGLNGYIRKSVAILQLEDFSKLISAALTWERIDKEEVVGEKTGLGRNKSIFSTASTPSYGQGKTHTPTCAQCGKNHYGACRRASGACFNCGSMDHKVKDCPNPNPLSYTHTEGSVQKPITTHSQDGPDVVAGKFHLFGISVVTLFDPGSSHSYVCSSLAFPDTVKSVRLDFDVLVTSPLGHQAVVNRIYRDCPFMIQNLVFPVDLLEMPFRDYDVIVGLDWLHRHHALVDCRLKQVTFRTPTYSHMVVQGERSLTSNIISAVLARKMICQGCDAYLAHIVDTRLGSPSLKDIPTVCDFPDVFPDDLPGLPPEREIEFPIDLVPGTTPISIAPYRMAPAELKEWKAQLQELLEKGFIRPSISPWGAPILFVKKKDGTLRLCIDYRQLNKVTIKNKYPLPRIDDLFDQLKGASLFSKNDLRYGYYQLCVREQDVLKTAFRTRYDHYEFLVMPFGLTNSPAAFMDLMNRVFKIYLDQFVVVLLMTF; via the exons ATGGCCTCTTCTTCGAATAGAGCTGTTGAATCCGTTGATGAAAGTCAGGCCCAGTATAATGCCATGCCTCACCTTCAGGGAGGAAATGAGAAACCCTTGCCTGACCTAAATCATCCTCGTGTTAGTGGAAATGAAATGGGTAGTAATCCAAGAGCAATGAGTCATACTACTCCATTTATGACTCCTCCATTCGAGCAGATGGCTGAATTCTTTCGTCACTTAGCTGGGACAATGTCAGAACCTAGTGAAATGAAttttgagaagatgagaaaaatgGGCAGAGTTGAATTTGAAGGCACTACAGATCCCACGGTAGCTGAACAATGGCTCGAGCGCATGAAGAGGGTCTTTGAACAACTGGAGTGTACTAATGCTTCCAAATTTAAGTATACTATCTCCCTTTTACAAAAAGATGCCTATGCTTGGTGGGTAAGTGTGCCAAATGCAAAAGCAAAACCTCCGGTGCTGACTTGGGATGACTTTGTGAAATTATTTCGTGCAAAATATGTTCCCCCTGTCTATTGTGATTCTAAAAAGAAAGAGTTTCTGAATTTAAGACAAGGGAGTATGTCTATTGCAGAGTATCAACAAAACTTTCTCAGGCTTTCTCACTATGCTAAAGGTATTATTGAGGGTGAAAGAGACAAGtgcagaagatttgaagaagGTTTGAATGGTTACATTCGAAAATCAGTGGCAATCTTACAACTTGAGGATTTTTCCAAGCTGATTTCAGCTGCACTTACTTGGGAAAGAATTGACAAGGAAGAAGTAGTAGGAGAGAAAACAGGTTTAGGAAGG AATAAGTCAATTTTTTCTACTGCCAGTACTCCAAGTTATGGCCAAGGCAAAACTCATACACCTACTTGTGCACAGTGCGGGAAGAATCATTATGGTGCATGTAGACGAGCTTCTGGTGCTTGTTTTAATTGTGGAAGTATGGATCATAAAGTGAAGGATTGTCCTAATCCTAATCCTCTTTCTTATACACATACAGAAGGATCAGTTCAAAAGCCTATCACTACTCATTCTCAA GATGGTCCAGACGTAGTTGCTGGTAAATTTCACTTATTTGGCATATCTGTTGTTACATTATTTGATCCTGGATCTTCGCACTCTTATGTTTGCTCATCACTTGCATTTCCTGATACTGTTAAATCTGTGAGACTTGACTTTGATGTGCTGGTCACGAGTCCATTAGGTCATCAGGCCGTTGTTAACAGGATTTATCGAGATTGTCCATTCATGATTCAAAATCTGGTCTTCCCTGTCGACTTGCTTGAAATGCCCTTCCGAGACTATGATGTTATTGTTGGCTTGGATTGGCTCCATAGGCACCATGCATTGGTTGATTGTAGGTTGAAGCAAGTGACATTTAGAACTCCTACATATTCACACATGGTAGTTCAAGGAGAAAGATCATTGACATCTAATATTATTTCTGCGGTCTTGGCAAGGAAGATGATTTGTCAAGGTTGTGATGCCTATCTTGCTCATATAGTCGATACACGATTGGGGAGTCCAAGTCTTAAGGACATACCAACTGTGTGcgactttcctgatgtatttcctgatgaTCTTCCTGGGTTGCCTCCAGAAAGGGAGATTGAATTTCCTATAGATCTTGTCCCTGGAACTACTCCTATTTCTATCgctccctatagaatggctccAGCTGAATTAAAAGAGTGGAAGGCTCAATTGCAAGAACttcttgagaaaggttttatCCGTCCCAGTATTTCACCTTGGGGAGCTCCtattttatttgtgaaaaagaaagatggcacTCTTAGGCtttgtattgattaccgacagctgaataaggtaacaatcaagaacaaatacCCACTGCCTAGAATCGATGACTTGTTTGACCAACTGAAGGGTGCAAGCTTATTCTCAAAAAATGACTTGAGGTATGGATATTATCAGTTGTGTGTGAGGGAGCAAGATGTTCTTAAAACTGCTTTTAGGACCAGGTATGACCATTATGAATTtttggtaatgccatttggtttgacaaATTCTCCTGCTGCATTTATGGATCTAATGAACCGTGTATTCAAGATTTATCTCGATCAATTTGTGGTGGTGTTATTGATGACATTTTAG